A stretch of the Gossypium hirsutum isolate 1008001.06 chromosome D07, Gossypium_hirsutum_v2.1, whole genome shotgun sequence genome encodes the following:
- the LOC107958613 gene encoding 3-dehydroquinate synthase homolog — protein sequence MASLSSASVSLVRTPTHLPCFRSNHGKVQSLNRYSKTKTTHLSINSSLRMCSIAASDSPLSTSMYELSSKKVWIWTENSQVMTAAVERGWDTFIFSSQNQGLANEWSKIALIDPLFIKEGEIFDNAGERVATIFQVSTPSELKKLHPEAHHVGNVVIDLLDWQVIPAENIVAEFQGSKTTVFAVSKSPAEAQLFLEALEHGLGGVVLKVEDFKAVLDLKEYFNRRNEVHNRLSLTKATITQVHAVGMGDRVCVDLCSLMGPGEGLLVGSFARGLFLVHSECLESSYIASRPFRVNAGPVHAYVATPGGKTSYLSELKAGKEVMVVDQTGKMRTAIVGRVKIETRPLILVEAKIDANDQTVYSILLQTAETVALVCPHEGNRTQKTVIPVTSLKAGDEVLLRLQGGARHTGIEIKEFIVEN from the exons ATGGCTTCGCTGTCCTCTGCTTCTGTCTCTCTTGTCAGAACCCCAACTCACCTCCCCTGCTTCAG ATCAAATCATGGAAAGGTCCAGTCTTTGAACAGATATAGCAAAACCAAGACAACCCATTTGAGTATTAATTCTAGTCTTCGAATGTGTTCCATTGCTGCTTCTGATTCGCCACTCTCTACGTCAATGTATGAATTATCATCCAAGAAGGTATGGATTTGGACAGAAAACAGTCAAGTAATGACTGCTGCAGTGGAAAGAGGATGGGATACCTTCATCTTTTCTTCACAGAATCAAGGGCTTGCCAATGAATGGTCAA aaattgcattgattgatcctctTTTCATTAAAGAAGGAGAGATTTTCGATAATGCCGGCGAAAGAGTTGCTACGATTTTTCAGGTTTCAACTCCCTCAGAGTTAAAGAAGCTCCACCCTGAGGCTCATCATGTAGGGAATGTTGTTATTGATTTACTAGATTGGCAG GTGATTCCTGCAGAAAATATTGTGGCAGAGTTCCAAGGCAGTAAAACGACCGTGTTTGCTGTCTCGAAATCACCTGCTGAAGCACAACTATTTCTCGAG GCCTTGGAGCATGGACTTGGTGGGGTTGTTTTAAAAGTTGAGGATTTCAAAGCTGTTCTTGATTTGAAG GAGTACTTCAATAGAAGGAATGAAGTTCACAACAGATTGAGCTTGACAAAAGCTACTATAACTCAGGTTCATGCTGTCGGAATGGGTGATCGGGTTTGTGTGGACCTTTGTAGTCTCATGGGGCCCGGTGAGGGACTTTTG GTTGGGTCATTTGCTAGAGGACTTTTTCTTGTTCACTCGGAATGTTTGGAGTCGAGTTACATTGCAAGTAGACCTTTCCGAGTCAATGCT GGGCCTGTCCATGCCTATGTAGCTACCCCTGGAGGTAAAACAAGCTATCTTTCCGAGTTAAAAGCGGGCAAAGAGGTGATGGTGGTCGATCAAACAGGCAAAATGCGAACAGCAATTGTTGGCCGTGTTAAGATTGAGACCCGACCACTTATCCTCGTTGAAGCAAAG ATAGATGCAAATGATCAAACCGTATACAGCATTCTTCTGCAGACTGCCGAAACAGTTGCGTTGGTTTGTCCGCATGAAG GTAATAGAACGCAAAAGACTGTGATTCCTGTGACCTCCCTGAAAGCTGGGGACGAAGTCTTGCTAAGGCTACAAGGTGGGGCTCGACATACCGGaatagagataaaagaattcatTGTCGAAAATTGA
- the LOC107958612 gene encoding pentatricopeptide repeat-containing protein At5g39980, chloroplastic → MNISILNHDKTVAHNIDSTAACDMTTSSFSSMQSEAIAASSFFSIPFLSLLKPQIHITVPLTVKTRNHFILQALSSSSPAKDVWRRPGTTRFHRPKAPQNQTFLDHSVDMDELLASISKTQNENDLFILLSPYKTRQLSIRFMVSLLSREKDWQRSLALLDWINEEARYSPSLFAYNVVIRNVVKAKEWAVAHGLFEEMREKGLTPDRFTYSTLITYFGKEGMFDLALSWLQKMEDDGVSGDLVLFSNLIELSRKLRDYSKAISIFNKLKRSGIVPDLVCYNSMINVFGKAKLFREARLLVKEMREIGVMPDTVSYSTMLNMFVENSKFVEALSVFAEMNEVKCPLDLTTCNIMIDVYGQLDMAREADRLFWSMRKMGIEPNVVSYNTLLKVYGEAELFGEAIHLFRLMQRKDIEQNVVTYNTMIKIYGKSLEHEKANNLVQEMQNRGIEPNAITYSTIISIWGKAGKLDRAAMLFQKLRSSGVEIDQVLYQTMIVAYERAGLVAHAKRLLHELKQPDNLPRDIAITILARAGRIEEATWVFRQACEAGEVKDISVFGLMIDLYSRNKKHANVIEVFEKMRSAGYFPDSNVIALGLNAYGKLREFDKADAVYKEMQEEGCVYPDEVHFQMLSLYGARKDFKMIETVFEKLDSDPNVNKKELHLVVASIYERGNRLNDASEIMNRMNERGILS, encoded by the coding sequence ATGAATATTTCTATTCTAAACCATGATAAAACTGTGGCCCATAACATCGACTCTACCGCTGCATGTGATATGACCACTTCATCTTTCTCTTCCATGCAATCGGAAGCCATAGCtgcatcttctttcttttctattcCATTTCTATCCCTCCTCAAACCTCAAATTCACATAACCGTACCCTTAACGGTGAAAACCCGAAACCATTTCATCCTCCAGGCACTCTCTTCTTCTTCACCAGCCAAAGACGTATGGAGAAGACCCGGAACGACCCGGTTTCACCGACCCAAAGCGCCTCAAAACCAGACATTTTTGGACCACAGCGTTGACATGGACGAGCTTCTGGCTTCAATCTCCAAGACCCAAAACGAAAATGATCTTTTTATCCTTCTATCCCCATACAAAACCCGTCAACTCTCCATCCGTTTCATGGTTTCACTCCTTTCCCGCGAAAAAGACTGGCAAAGATCATTAGCTTTACTCGATTGGATCAACGAAGAGGCCCGTTACTCACCTTCGCTCTTCGCCTACAACGTTGTCATTCGAAACGTTGTGAAAGCTAAAGAATGGGCTGTTGCGCATGGCCTGTTTGAAGAAATGCGTGAGAAAGGGTTAACACCCGACAGGTTTACTTACTCCACATTGATAACCTATTTTGGGAAAGAGGGTATGTTTGATTTGGCTTTATCTTGGCTTCAAAAGATGGAAGACGATGGGGTTTCTGGTGATCTTGTTTTGTTTAGTAATTTGATTGAATTATCAAGGAAGTTACGTGATTATTCCAAAGCCATTTCGATTTTTAATAAGTTGAAGAGATCAGGGATTGTGCCTGATCTTGTTTGTTATAATTCCATGATTAATGTCTTTGGGAAGGCTAAATTGTTTAGAGAAGCAAGGTTGCTAGTGAAAGAAATGAGGGAAATCGGGGTAATGCCAGATACTGTTAGCTATTCAACTATGTTGAATATGTTCGTAGAGAATTCTAAGTTTGTTGAGGCATTATCAGTGTTTGCTGAGATGAATGAAGTGAAATGTCCCTTAGATCTTACTACTTGTAATATCATGATTGATGTTTATGGTCAGCTTGATATGGCTAGGGAGGCAGATAGGCTGTTTTGGAGTATGAGGAAGATGGGGATTGAGCCTAATGTTGTTAGTTATAATACCCTTTTGAAAGTTTACGGTGAGGCTGAGCTTTTCGGGGAAGCGATTCATCTTTTCAGGTTGATGCAGAGAAAGGATATCGAACAGAATGTTGTTACCTATAACACGATGATTAAGATTTATGGGAAGTCGTTGGAGCATGAAAAGGCGAATAATCTCGTGCAAGAGATGCAAAATAGAGGGATTGAGCCGAATGCCATTACATATTCGACTATAATATCGATATGGGGTAAGGCAGGGAAGTTAGATAGGGCTGCAATGTTGTTTCAGAAGTTGAGGAGCTCCGGGGTTGAGATCGATCAAGTGCTTTATCAAACAATGATTGTCGCTTACGAACGAGCTGGATTGGTTGCTCACGCGAAACGCTTGCTTCATGAGCTTAAGCAACCAGACAATCTCCCTAGGGATATAGCAATCACCATCCTTGCTCGTGCTGGTCgaattgaagaagctacatgggttTTCAGGCAGGCATGTGAAGCTGGTGAAGTAAAGGATATATCTGTGTTTGGATTGATGATTGATCTTTACTCAAGGAACAAGAAGCATGCAAACGTCATCGAGGTGTTTGAGAAGATGAGGAGTGCCGGGTATTTCCCCGActctaatgtgattgcattgggGCTAAACGCGTACGGAAAGCTACGAGAGTTCGATAAAGCAGATGCTGTATATAAAGAGATGCAGGAAGAAGGTTGTGTTTATCCTGATGAAGTTCATTTCCAAATGCTTAGTCTGTATGGTGCCAGAAAAGACTTTAAGATGATTGAAACAGTGTTTGAAAAGCTTGATTCAGATCCAAACGTCAATAAAAAAGAGCTGCATCTTGTTGTTGCCAGTATTTATGAAAGAGGAAACAGATTAAATGATGCATCAGAAATCATGAACAGAATGAATGAAAGAGGAATCCTTTCTTAA